A genomic window from Phoenix dactylifera cultivar Barhee BC4 chromosome 7, palm_55x_up_171113_PBpolish2nd_filt_p, whole genome shotgun sequence includes:
- the LOC120111410 gene encoding tryptophan N-monooxygenase CYP79A68-like: MGMPSMSQFTVETLLSPTLLFLTFLFFFFLLHPSVQTILTSFKDCRLPPGSTSWTIFGSLLTMLRHKPHFRWILKIAEGKDITCIRLGSTHVIVVNSPELSREFLKKQDANFASRPLTMATEYSGRNFLSVVIAPWGEQWKKMRRVVASEILNTSRLHWQSKLRTEEIDHIVKYIHNQCEKLEEPVINVRLATRYYTGNTIRRMIFGVRHFGEGGEYGGPGKEELEHVDAAFKVLSFIYAFCASDFMPWLRWLDIDGHERNMKEAIRVINKYHDPIIEERMQKWRGEKEKEVKGAKREVEDLLDVFISLKDNKGRPLLTMEEVKAQCQELVFATVDNPSNIAEWSLAELLNRPEILQKAMEELDRVVGKDRLLQESDLPQLPYLRACAREGLRLHPVAPFNLPHVALADATVANYFIPKGSQVLLNRVGLGRNEKVWDDAPRFNPDRHLKNGSTDVGLAEPDLLFISFGTGRRGCMGGSLGSVMTYMLLGRLLQAFDWSLAPGELGVDLSEDNRSLFMARPFHACAKPRLSFLANL, encoded by the exons ATGGGCATGCCTTCTATGAGCCAATTCACTGTCGAGACCCTCCTCAGCCCCACCCTCCTCTTCCTCACCTTtctattcttcttttttcttctccaccCCTCCGTCCAAACCATACTTACGAGTTTCAAGGATTGTCGTCTTCCTCCAGGTTCGACATCTTGGACAATATTTGGTAGCCTCCTCACAATGCTCCGCCATAAGCCTCACTTCCGTTGGATCTTAAAAATTGCTGAGGGAAAGGACATCACATGCATCCGCCTTGGCAGTACTCATGTCATTGTTGTGAACTCTCCAGAGCTTAGCCGTGAGTTTCTTAAAAAACAAGATGCAAATTTTGCATCAAGGCCGCTAACCATGGCCACTGAGTACTCTGGTCGGAATTTTCTCTCGGTTGTCATCGCTCCTTGGGGTGAGCAATGGAAAAAAATGAGAAGGGTGGTGGCATCAGAGATCCTCAACACTTCAAGGCTCCATTGGCAATCAAAGTTACGCACTGAGGAGATCGACCATATTGTCAAGTATATACATAACCAATGCGAGAAATTGGAGGAACCCGTTATCAATGTTAGGCTTGCAACACGATACTACACTGGCAACACTATAAGGAGGATGATATTTGGAGTAAGGCATTTTGGCGAGGGTGGAGAGTATGGAGGACCGGGCAAGGAGGAGCTGGAGCATGTGGATGCGGCATTCAAGGTGCTATCTTTTATCTATGCCTTTTGTGCATCAGATTTTATGCCATGGTTGAGGTGGTTGGACATTGATGGGCATGAAAGGAACATGAAGGAGGCCATAAGGGTGATAAACAAATATCACGATCCTATTATTGAGGAAAGGATGCAAAAGTGGAGAGgtgagaaggagaaagaggttAAAGGGGCTAAGAGGGAAGTGGAGGACCTCCTTGATGTTTTCATTTCATTGAAAGATAACAAAGGGAGACCTTTGCTGACAATGGAGGAGGTCAAGGCTCAATGTCAG GAACTAGTCTTTGCAACTGTAGACAACCCATCCAATATAGCCGAATGGTCATTGGCCGAGCTACTGAATCGACCTGAGATCCTTCAGAAAGCCATGGAAGAGTTGGACCGAGTGGTTGGAAAGGACAGGCTGCTCCAAGAGTCTGACCTCCCCCAACTTCCTTACCTCAGGGCATGTGCTCGTGAAGGCCTTCGTCTCCACCCCGTGGCCCCCTTCAATCTGCCGCATGTCGCCTTGGCTGATGCCACTGTTGCCAATTACTTTATCCCAAAGGGGAGCCAAGTTCTGCTGAATCGAGTTGGGCTGGGCCGAAACGAAAAGGTCTGGGATGACGCACCCCGATTCAACCCAGACCGGCACTTGAAGAATGGGTCAACTGATGTTGGGCTTGCTGAACCAGACCTACTATTCATCTCATTCGGTACGGGCCGTCGTGGGTGCATGGGGGGTTCTTTAGGAAGCGTCATGACTTATATGCTACTAGGTAGGCTTCTTCAGGCATTTGATTGGAGCTTGGCACCGGGGGAGCTTGGTGTGGACCTCTCAGAGGATAATAGAAGCCTTTTTATGGCCAGACCTTTTCATGCTTGTGCTAAGCCACGACTGTCATTTTTAGCAAACTTATAA